One Gimesia aquarii DNA segment encodes these proteins:
- a CDS encoding transposase produces the protein MLSDCKVCPQASTCPARTRSSSPRRFVQRSPDQDVFEEVLTRMRDPVFRQKLSERMWKSEGLFAEAKQNHGLSRASQGTNPSLSDCNRSESEAVGEGVLFFAVCAVVMPKNDRYPLSPYSQIVGFFNTPVILTDTFAN, from the coding sequence ATTCTGTCGGACTGTAAGGTTTGTCCGCAAGCGTCAACCTGTCCAGCGCGAACACGCAGCAGTTCTCCTCGGCGTTTTGTTCAGCGCAGCCCTGATCAGGATGTCTTTGAAGAAGTACTGACACGCATGCGCGATCCCGTGTTCCGCCAGAAGCTGTCGGAGCGAATGTGGAAGAGCGAAGGGTTATTTGCCGAGGCCAAACAAAACCACGGTTTGTCGCGGGCGAGTCAAGGTACAAATCCAAGCCTATCTGATTGCAACCGCTCAGAATCTGAAGCGGTTGGTGAAGGCGTTTTGTTTTTTGCTGTTTGCGCGGTGGTCATGCCGAAGAATGACCGCTACCCACTCTCTCCATATTCTCAGATAGTCGGCTTTTTCAACACGCCCGTAATTTTAACAGACACTTTTGCGAATTGA